In a single window of the Bacillus clarus genome:
- a CDS encoding response regulator produces the protein MIRIMIVDDQSLIRDGLAMLLNLRSELEVVGTASDGDEVVQKVKQLNPEIILMDIRMPRMNGVEGTRLVREKFPHVKVLMLTTFNDSELIFGALEQGASGYLLKDMETDAIVQAILTVHGGGAVLPQDITAQIVKELKKTKVAVEYTPPEQLEQLTEREVDVLREIGLGLNNKEIAEKLFITEGTVKNHVSNLISKLELRDRTQAAIYAVRYGVTTYT, from the coding sequence AATCACTGATTCGTGATGGATTGGCAATGTTATTAAATTTACGTTCTGAACTTGAAGTGGTGGGGACCGCTAGCGATGGGGATGAAGTAGTACAAAAGGTGAAACAATTAAATCCTGAAATTATTTTGATGGATATTCGGATGCCTCGTATGAATGGTGTTGAAGGAACTCGTTTAGTTAGAGAAAAGTTTCCTCATGTAAAGGTTCTTATGTTAACGACTTTTAATGATAGCGAGCTTATTTTTGGAGCATTAGAGCAAGGAGCGAGCGGTTATTTATTGAAGGATATGGAGACAGATGCAATCGTTCAAGCTATTTTAACGGTACACGGTGGAGGCGCTGTGCTTCCTCAAGATATAACAGCACAAATTGTAAAGGAATTAAAAAAGACAAAAGTAGCAGTAGAGTACACCCCACCAGAACAACTGGAACAATTAACTGAGCGTGAAGTAGATGTTTTAAGGGAAATCGGACTTGGTTTAAATAATAAAGAGATTGCCGAAAAGCTATTCATTACAGAGGGAACTGTAAAGAATCACGTTTCTAATTTAATTAGTAAGCTAGAACTGAGAGATCGAACGCAAGCAGCGATATACGCAGTAAGGTATGGCGTTACGACGTACACATGA
- a CDS encoding ABC transporter permease, with product MKSFIIAWKDLKIRLIDRRGFMMMLVMPLLLTAILGFALSNIFDNGGLPKTVIGYYQEGPDEFADVFKKDVLQSKEIKDDVKVKVVNSQEELKGMLKEKKIDVGIVMPNKWSEQVQDGKLKEPKVLIDPSKDIQAKIAESMIRSFLERVQTVAVSTKSVVTELPKSQHSNVEQVAKEVSGNLQTVATSSADNIERGTIGKKTVAAMQYYAAAMLVMFLLYNITVGAKSVVTEQRTETLARLFSTPTSSFSILFGKFLGTLLFACIQFGVFIVATYFMFHVEWGEDVFQIVVLGISYAICVSGLSMLIAAFIHEEKTADLMGGIGIQLLAILGGSMLPIYVFPDTLQTVANIAPNKWALTSFLNIMSGTSWAMLLPVIFSLCSAGIISVMIGTLRLRTR from the coding sequence ATGAAAAGTTTCATTATTGCATGGAAAGATTTAAAAATCCGTTTAATTGATCGGCGTGGATTTATGATGATGTTAGTTATGCCACTTTTATTAACAGCTATTTTAGGATTCGCATTAAGTAACATATTTGATAACGGAGGATTACCGAAAACGGTAATAGGCTATTATCAAGAAGGACCGGATGAGTTTGCAGATGTCTTTAAAAAAGATGTATTGCAGTCTAAAGAAATAAAAGATGATGTGAAAGTAAAGGTAGTTAATTCTCAGGAAGAGCTTAAAGGTATGTTAAAGGAAAAGAAAATCGATGTAGGAATTGTTATGCCAAATAAATGGAGCGAACAAGTGCAAGATGGAAAATTAAAAGAACCAAAAGTGCTTATAGATCCATCAAAAGACATACAAGCAAAAATTGCTGAATCGATGATTCGCTCTTTTTTAGAGCGTGTTCAAACAGTTGCGGTATCTACTAAAAGTGTTGTAACAGAATTACCAAAGTCTCAGCATAGTAATGTGGAACAAGTTGCAAAAGAGGTAAGTGGAAATTTACAAACAGTAGCAACTTCAAGTGCCGATAACATCGAAAGAGGAACGATAGGTAAAAAAACAGTTGCGGCGATGCAATATTATGCAGCGGCAATGTTAGTCATGTTTTTATTATATAACATAACGGTAGGTGCGAAGTCAGTTGTAACAGAGCAACGAACGGAAACATTGGCACGGTTGTTCAGTACACCAACGAGTTCGTTTTCAATTTTATTCGGGAAATTTTTAGGCACATTACTATTTGCTTGCATACAATTTGGAGTGTTTATAGTTGCGACATATTTTATGTTTCATGTGGAGTGGGGCGAAGACGTGTTTCAAATAGTAGTGTTAGGGATTTCGTATGCAATTTGTGTTTCCGGTTTATCCATGTTAATCGCAGCCTTTATTCATGAGGAAAAAACGGCAGATTTAATGGGGGGAATCGGTATTCAATTATTAGCTATATTAGGAGGATCAATGTTACCGATTTACGTATTTCCGGATACACTTCAAACAGTTGCGAATATTGCTCCGAATAAGTGGGCACTTACGAGCTTTTTAAATATTATGTCGGGAACATCTTGGGCTATGTTGCTCCCTGTTATTTTCAGTTTATGTAGTGCAGGAATTATCTCCGTTATGATCGGAACATTACGTTTACGTACGAGATAG
- a CDS encoding ABC transporter ATP-binding protein, producing MLVIDHITKSFDKKEVVKSVSFEVKKGETFGLLGPNGAGKSTTISMICGLIPYDSGDIKVGGKSVKEYPLEAKKKIGIVPQDIALYPTLSAKENLIFWGKMYGLSGKVAKKRAEEVLAYVGLQERGKDKIETFSGGMKRRINIGAALMHEPELLIMDEPTVGIDPQSRNHILETVKKLNEKGMTVIYTSHYMEEVEYLCERIAIVDHGKVIALGTKRELCNRLTDGFMVKLQLNRYSTELLQKLKALPVVERVIFDEDTSTIDIGLNGGEAIGTVVSVVAENKIQILKLEVQEPNLEVLFLQLTGRSLCD from the coding sequence ATGTTAGTCATAGATCATATTACGAAATCATTTGATAAGAAGGAAGTTGTAAAGAGTGTTTCTTTTGAAGTGAAAAAAGGCGAAACATTCGGATTGCTTGGTCCGAATGGTGCGGGAAAATCAACGACGATATCAATGATTTGCGGGCTAATTCCATACGATAGTGGTGATATAAAAGTTGGCGGAAAATCTGTAAAAGAGTATCCATTAGAAGCGAAAAAGAAAATCGGTATTGTCCCGCAAGACATCGCGCTATATCCGACACTTTCAGCAAAGGAAAATTTGATCTTCTGGGGAAAAATGTACGGTTTAAGTGGAAAGGTTGCAAAGAAGCGAGCAGAGGAAGTGCTAGCATACGTCGGGTTACAAGAGCGGGGAAAAGATAAAATTGAAACATTTTCAGGTGGAATGAAACGTCGTATTAATATCGGTGCGGCACTTATGCACGAACCAGAATTATTAATTATGGATGAACCGACAGTTGGAATTGATCCGCAATCAAGAAACCATATTTTAGAGACGGTCAAAAAATTAAATGAGAAAGGTATGACCGTTATTTATACGAGTCACTACATGGAAGAAGTAGAATATTTATGCGAGAGAATTGCTATAGTGGATCATGGGAAAGTAATCGCACTAGGAACGAAAAGAGAGTTATGTAACCGTCTTACAGATGGATTTATGGTGAAATTACAATTAAATCGTTATAGTACGGAACTGCTGCAAAAGCTGAAAGCACTACCTGTTGTTGAGCGGGTTATTTTTGATGAAGATACTAGCACAATTGATATTGGACTAAATGGTGGAGAGGCAATTGGCACAGTTGTTTCAGTAGTTGCTGAGAATAAAATTCAAATTTTAAAACTGGAAGTGCAAGAACCGAATTTAGAGGTACTCTTTTTACAATTAACAGGACGTTCACTTTGTGATTAA